The genomic segment CGGGCCCGGGCAGATGAACTGGTCGTAGCGGGTGTCGTTGTCGACGAAGCGCTTCAGCCAGGCCACCGCGAGGCGGGCGGTGAACGTGTTGACGGTCTGCGGGAAGAAGTGCGAGGCGTTGTTGAGCTCCAGGTACGCCTTCTCCGAGGCCGACGGGATGCTGTTGTAGAACGGGATCGAATGCGACGCGACGGGTGCGACGGTGTCGCTCTCGCCGCCGATGATCAGGGTCGGCACCCGCAGCGTGGACCAGGTCTTGGTCGTGTTCCACGGGGCCAGCGGCACCGCCGCCTGCAGCGACGGGCGGGTGCGGGCGGCCTCGAGGCTCCCGCCGCCACCCATCGAGTGACCGGCCACGGCCAGCCGGGTGGTGTCGATGCGCGATCGCACCGAGCTCGACCGGGTCAGGTAGTCGAGCGCGGCCAGCAGCTGGTCGCCGCGCGAGCCGGGCTGGTCGTAGATGGTGTTGGTCTCGATGCCGATCACCACGAAGCCGTGCGACGCGATGCGCGGGCCCAGCCACGACAGGCTCGACCAGCGGGCGGTGAAGCCGGGGGAGATGGCGACCGCTCCGAAGGTGCCGTCGCTGGTGGTCGTCGGGTAGTAGATCGTGCCGCCCCCGAAACCGGTGACCAGCGAGGACACGTTCTCGGTGGCCACGCTGTAGGGTCCGCGGCTCGCGTCGAGCGCGGCGGTG from the Paractinoplanes abujensis genome contains:
- a CDS encoding alpha/beta hydrolase family protein; its protein translation is MQQLRKPRRFVLALAAAAALAVGLGAAPAQAAANPYERGPAPTTAALDASRGPYSVATENVSSLVTGFGGGTIYYPTTTSDGTFGAVAISPGFTARWSSLSWLGPRIASHGFVVIGIETNTIYDQPGSRGDQLLAALDYLTRSSSVRSRIDTTRLAVAGHSMGGGGSLEAARTRPSLQAAVPLAPWNTTKTWSTLRVPTLIIGGESDTVAPVASHSIPFYNSIPSASEKAYLELNNASHFFPQTVNTFTARLAVAWLKRFVDNDTRYDQFICPGPASTSISDYRNTCPLV